A segment of the Carya illinoinensis cultivar Pawnee chromosome 1, C.illinoinensisPawnee_v1, whole genome shotgun sequence genome:
gatatggatattgtaaatttcttgataaaaatgaaatatttaaaaagaataaaaaatttatttaaatgatataaaaaaatatatatattctgatatacgatatattaaaaaaattattatgtaaaataaaaaaataaaatttaatgatgtattttaaaaCGTAAAATAAAGAAGCATCTTGTCAATATTCTCCCCGATGGCCCAAAAGTGTCGATGTTGACAAGGACGAGCATTCTGTTAAGATTTTCTCTCTCCACGCGCTCCGGCTGTGGGAGTTTTCGTTAGGGTTCCGCCATCCTATTGCCTTCCCCTTCACCCCTGTTCCTTCGAGTCGAATCATTTTGTCTTTCAAAAATCCTCGTAAAGTTTGCTCCCTCTCTCGCGTGCTGATTTCTGATCCCCGTTTCCGAAATTTTGCTTTCTGGAAACATCAAAGCCATTTCCTCTCGCGTATTTTTCCGTACTTCATTACGCGATTTTTAGGAATCGGATACCCCAAGCTTCTCTTCTATTTGTAAATCTGTGGAACACTGTTCGTCTCAGgtgattcttttaatttttgcttttcttcttttaacTACTAACTATGTTTGAAATCTTTGATGGGGATTATAATTAACCAGCGTTTTGGAGTAGGACGATTAAAATGTATTCACACAGCGATTTTAGGATTTGTCGTTGTCTCAGGAGGCTTGGATCAAACCGAGAGCGTTTGCTTGTTAAGGGGGTTTTCGGTGGTATTGGAGCAACCCAAGAATCGTTTTTGTTCAATTATATGAGTCGAGAACATACTAAAGAAAGTGAATTGTAGTCGCTAGTGAATGGATTCAATTTGCATTGGACTTTCCATTTCAACTTTGGATATTGTGAGTTATTGTCAGTTGCCAGTTGCGACTTTGGAGTAACGAAGAACCCTATTGTCAGGGGAATGATGAGGAGCTTAAGCGTATTGTTGTAAAACTTGGGCTTATTTGATCATCCGGTGCAAATTGTATGGATCAATTATAATTTACTTGGGATTTAAAGGGATGAATGTACCAATTTGGACGGAGTGATGGAAGCAAATTGAGGCTGCATTGAAATTCATGTCGTGGGGTCAATTTAAATGATTTCATGAATGCGGCCATCTTGATTTTCTGTACTAACCAGTATGTAAATTGCTGTCATTTTGGAATTATGGCCTCATTCTTAAAAATTGGTAAAATCCGATTTAACTGTTAATCTAATTGCCTTCCAGACACCAGATTAGGCCTTAGTAATTAGAATAAGAAAAACAGTTGGATTTTTGTTGTCGCATGCATGccataatattaatatgtttcTAGAAATATAGATTTGAATTTGAAGGGTCGTAGTTATGCTTGGTCACAATGATTGCACCTATCTTTTGGGTTTTGCATATTTGCTTTTTGAAGAGAAAGTTCCTGATTCAGTATATGCCAATTAATATGCCTCGATGTACAAAGTAAGTTTACTAtttgaagaatatatatatacatgccaATCGTGTCATGTTTTACCATATATCAGAACCAATAAGATTTGGAGGATTTAAAGTTACTCTTCCCTTTAGAAAAAAGGTTCTCGTCTAATGATATCGAAATGACATTGGTCAGCCCAGCAGCTGCTGCTGGTTGCTAGCtggaaaaaatatatctatggaGATTGATGTTCCTgatgaaagtaatgaaagcgCACCCGGGACGGAGGAAAATGGTTCTCTTATGAGGCCGGTTTTACCTGAAGAATCTGGTGTTGGTTTGCCATATGCTCCAGTAAATTGGCCCAATCCAGGTGATGTGTGGGGTTGGAGGGTGGGTAGGAGAGTTGCCACTACTGGACATTATTTGGATAGGTACCTGTATCTTCCGAAGCGCCTTCACCATGTCAGATGCTCAATGAGTAGAAAGCATGCTTTTGCAAGCAAACTTTCTGTTGAAAGATTTATCCGAGCAGAATTCCCCGGTGCTGACGTTAATGCATTTTTTGCTTCATTCAGCTGGAAGATCCCAGCAAAGATGTCGGCATTAACAAATGGTCAGCTCTAATTAGTCcaacttttttcttattttttttggaCTTGTTATTTATCCAAGCTTGAGATTTCTGGTTTCGTCTTGCAATTCCTGATACTGTCGCAATACATTATCTATGTTCTTGGAAAAACTTAATTTAGTAGTTGATAGTTTAGTTTATTGTGATGATATGGTGTCGATCTTTTGCTAATTGCGTTTTAATGGCCGCCAAACTACTtgccaaaacttaaaaaagttttttccccTTTATTCCATTATGTCTATGGTCGATCAAATTTGCACCTGTATGTTAGGTCAATTTGATCATCACATTTGGCGAATAGCTTTCATGGAGTTCTTTCAATGAATTAGATAGCGAAATTGATGCACAAATGTTCAATTTCCTTGTTTATCtggtttattaatttataatttaattttcctttattGGGGTAAGGGGTCTAGCATGGACTTTTGTTAAACTTTGATAAAGGACTTTTGTAAGGTGTCATTTGGGGTCTTTTCCAGATTAAGCATTCAGTTACATATGTTCTTTTAAACACAGATCTACCGTtctctgttatatgttatttggGTTTTTTAGAAGCTTTGCTACCTATAATTATGCGAAACTGAATTATTTTTCATCAATGTCTATGCTTCAATATTGCAAATGCATATTCAGAAGGATGTCAAATACTATAAGTGGTATCATATGAGTATGTATGACTGGGTTTCCCACTGGAAATCTCTTTTTGTTGTCCTCTAATGTTCCTCTGTTACAGGTCATATAGAGGGGCTTAATTTATCCACTGTACCATTTGACTGGATAGCAGAATATAATGAGTCTGATTCCCAGACTAACACCGTGGGATGTAAGGCTGGGAATAAGATGTGCAGCAGTATCCTGAAACAAGTATACAATCCACCTTTAGCAGCCATGCACTGTGATCTTTGCTGCAGTGAACCCCGTTTCTGCCAGGATTGTTGTTGTATCTTATGTAGCAAGACTATTAATTTAGAATATGGAGGCTACAGTTACATTAAGTGTGAAGCTGTGGTGGCTGAGGGTTATATATGTGGGCATATTGCTCACATTGACTGTGCTCTTCGATGTTACATGGCTGGGACAGTAGGAGGAAGCATTGGGTTGGATGCCGAGTACTATTGCCGTCGTTGTGATGCAAGAACAAATCTTATATCACATGCTACTAGACTTTTACAAATATGTGAATCTATTCATTCTCGGGATGACATAGAGAAGATTTTAAGTGTTGGCGTCTGCATTTTGCAAGGTTCACGGAAAACCAGTGCAAAGTGTTTGTTGCATCGTTTCGAATTGGCCATTCTGAAGGTACAAAGGATATTTAGTGTTGAGTTTTTAGTTTTCTTGCTTTTGCAGTAGTTATCCTGGCCCACTTTCGGGGTTTGTAAAACCTGCAGTCTGACCATTTGATGTTTACAACAGCTCAAAAATGGGACTTCCGTTGAAGATATCTGGAAAGTGGAAGATAACTTCTTAATTATGTCTGCAGGTAACCTTTCACTTCTTAAATATGTCTTCTACAGGCGTTTGTTaaaccacctctctctctctctctctctctgagcctTGGGCACTTCTGTTCACAAGCAGGTGACTCACACCATGGAAATGCTGCCCCAACGGTTCCAAATAGCGATGAAACTTATGATGTCACCCAGAGCTCAGAGCACACGTTTTCCATACCTTTTGACCCTTGGACAGAGTCTCTAAAGCTTGAAGACGAGATTGACCATGTCCTGCTGGAACTGAAAAAGTCACAGGAATCAGAATATAAAATCGCAGGGGAAAGGCTTTATGCACAGAAGAATTATATTCTTAGCCTATATCAGCAGCTCGAGAATGAAAAGTCTGAACTGTCATGTCGCGAATCATTAGCTGGCCCAGATAGCTTTCCGGGCCGTGTCTCAAATCGAGTACAGCAGATAGAACGGGAACTGAAGAAACTTAAGGATATGGGAAAAGTAGCCAATGGTTTTGGAAAGACCTCGAAAGTAATCCTTAAGGACCACTTTGGCTTAGAAACTGAGAACTGAACCTTACTGCCTTACAGTTTAATTTGACAACCGTTCATCAGAGTTTGGTCTTGGACTGTGTTCATCCTTCAAACCCTTTTCTTCATAGCGACTTTGcattgaattaaaatgaaagataCAAGAGAAAGGGGCGGAATCAGGAAATGGGCAGTGGATGTCAACTGCGGGTCCAAGTTATTTGACAGATCAAAGGGCAAATTTTGAGTACCTGAGGTTGGAGACGTATCTTTGACTCGTCTGAGGAGTCGGATAATGCTAGCATTTCTGACTGAATCTGCCCGCTTGCTGATGAAAAATCTAGACATGCCATATCAAAGGGATGAAAATCTAATTGTTGAATGAAGTAGCTGCCTTGATGTTAAATCAATCATTTGTGGATCGGTGGATAAACCTTGGAAGATATGTCGAAGGGATTGTGAAAGATTTACTGGGGGTGTACATTGAAGGGTCACTTCGTTAGCCTTATGATTTATGTGTTCGTAACTTACATATATTGGAGCTGGTAACCGTTTTACTCAAGTAAACAGCTTATTGTGTAGTTTGAAGTGATTGTATACATGGTTGGGATTTTGCTTCAATCCTACGATGTATTTGAGGAACGGCTGCCTGTTCTTCGTATCAATTCACCCATATTTCACCGATGATGGAGGAAAAAAGAACTTTACACAATTGTGCAGTTGCCACTTGTTTGTGACTCTGGTTTGAGAAAACAAAATTGGGCAATTGTGGCATAGGTTTAAGATGGGTAGGATTCCCTTAATCAGATCTCATTTCCAAGTCCCATTAAGGATATATTTTAactgaaaatattttgtgtAACCTTTTGAATGAGAATGTAGACGAATCGGGAGAGCAAAAACATAAAATTCGTGGCCACCTTCACTGGACGAGATGGACGCCCTGGTTCAAAGATTCTGTACTCTCTATTTTATTCGTCTCGAAGGTGCTGGGATCTgtcgaaatatatatatatatatatatatatatttaaaaaaaaacaatgcaaATGAGGTGGCTGATTACCAATCCCTATAGTTGTCTTCTATAATAGCTCAATGTCCAAAACTAACGAAGACGACCACTACCTCGAAATAAGGACATGGGAAGTCTTTCCTTGGTCAAAGTGAGCATCCATGTTCAGGAACAGAGTTCATCAGGGGCATAATAGATTGTTTGAACCATGCCAATGTGAGCACTACATAAACTAGTTGAGTTGTGACTGAATTCGTGAGaattgaaaacaaaagaaaagataacaaagggggagaagttttgaAGTGTGAAAATTGCTGAATACAGCCTAGTGTCTAAATATCAAGTTTCCAAAAGGTAATGATGAGCAGGAGAGGACGATCTGTCGTGTTGTAACGTAATGTACTGAAGTGTCCATGAGTCTGAACTCTCCCAAAGAAAAGGTTTGCACTTTCAGAGAAAATTTCAGGACCAGAATTTAAGCAcatcatctcatattatttcaCTCCCTATGCTTGAACAAGAATCTGATTATGATGAAACTTTTCATGCCTAACTACGTATCAGATAAACTAGTTAATCTACAATCTCATTCCCAGCATAAATATCTGCTGAAGAGCGTAAATAATTTGGTTGCACTATCATCAATAGAACCTATTTCATCTACAAACAAGTAATTTCATCACaaagaaaacagagaaaaatgTTTATTGCGTTTGGAATAGTCAGAGAAAACGGTTCCTCACTCAAGCTGGTGAAAGAGTATGCGCTGGACCTGCTGGGAGAAGTCTCCAGATACGAAGAGCACAAAAAATAGACATCAAAGTGTCTATCAAGGGGTCAACTTGGAATTAAAAAGAGAGCAAAAGTAGAGCCTGACTCCTTTCAAGGAAATGGAAAGATAAGAGGCCAAATGGCCTTGTAAGATAAGCTAAATTATCACTAGCTGGTGAAAACCTAGatggaaatgaaatgaaatgttcaGGTCTAATGATTAGATGACTCTCTCCTAAGGGGATGAGAGgcataaattcattatcatggGGGCAACATGCTTCACTTATCTCTATTTTTTCGagagttaaatttatttaaaaaggaGTATCGTGGAGTAACAGAGGAACCATTATCGGCATAAAACATGGAATAATGGTTTTGCTTTACCATGAATCCTGATTAATGGAGTGATTACTCTCACAGGTGGAATACCAGAAGACCAGACGTATTAAACAGCATAAATCTCCAGGAATAGTTCAAACGTTTAAGCCAGTATAAAAATCACTGGCCTAGGTGTTCCGACTAGACGGAAGTGTTCCAAACTATCACCAAGAGAAATTAGGAatagggtaaaaaaaaaaaaaaaaaaaaaagatttctttCAAAACATAAGATCTTCTTCTTTGGGAATTCACGAGTGCAAATATGTTAGTCAACCAATTACCACTATTTGACTAAGAATTATCAACCTCAGAAACCCAAACAACACAAGACATGACAGAATTTCGTTCTCTGCTCCATTCTTATGCTAAGCAATAGCATAAAGGACAAGAAAACACTAAAAAGAAGCAGAGACAGTGGAAAACCTTGGGGTGTTGTTTGTTCAAAAGCAAACGCACAAAGGAAATTCTGTGCCCCTTTAACAGACTTCTCTCCATACCAA
Coding sequences within it:
- the LOC122275425 gene encoding uncharacterized protein LOC122275425, yielding MEIDVPDESNESAPGTEENGSLMRPVLPEESGVGLPYAPVNWPNPGDVWGWRVGRRVATTGHYLDRYLYLPKRLHHVRCSMSRKHAFASKLSVERFIRAEFPGADVNAFFASFSWKIPAKMSALTNGHIEGLNLSTVPFDWIAEYNESDSQTNTVGCKAGNKMCSSILKQVYNPPLAAMHCDLCCSEPRFCQDCCCILCSKTINLEYGGYSYIKCEAVVAEGYICGHIAHIDCALRCYMAGTVGGSIGLDAEYYCRRCDARTNLISHATRLLQICESIHSRDDIEKILSVGVCILQGSRKTSAKCLLHRFELAILKLKNGTSVEDIWKVEDNFLIMSAGDSHHGNAAPTVPNSDETYDVTQSSEHTFSIPFDPWTESLKLEDEIDHVLLELKKSQESEYKIAGERLYAQKNYILSLYQQLENEKSELSCRESLAGPDSFPGRVSNRVQQIERELKKLKDMGKVANGFGKTSKVILKDHFGLETEN